The Bradyrhizobium sp. CCBAU 051011 DNA segment TTGAGATCGGCCTTGATGGCCTTGAGCATGGAAGCCCAGTCCGCCCATTCCGGCGGGCAGTTGTAGCAGATGACGTCGGCCGCTTGGGCGGATTGCCAGGGCGCGGTCAACAACAGCGCCGACAGGGCAAGAACAAAGCGGGCGGTCTTCATGGGTCACTCCGGATTTGCGTCGCAATTTGGATTTTCAGCATCAGCCGGTGTGCAAGTATAGACCGCGTATGAAGGTTTTGCGACAGGCGTGTTGCTATGCAGCAAGCTGCGGCGGCAGCGCTCCCGGCAATTTCGCGGGCCGAGGATTTCCGCTAACATCCAGCGCGAGAGGAGAGGACCATGTACCAACCTCCAAGCGTGAAGACGTCGCCCGATCTTCTGATTCCTGACCGGATGAGAGCCTGGGTGCTCGGCGATCCGGATCAACTTGAACTGCGGGAAAAACCAGTACCCGTCCCTTCACGCGCTGAAGTTCTGATCCGGATCGATGCGGTTGCGATCTGCGCCACCGATTTAGAGATCATTCATTCAGGCTCGCCGGCCAGCATTGAAGGCGGCCTGCCCTTCAACAAGAATTTCACGCCCGGGCATGAATACATGGGTACGGTCGCCGCGCTCGGACCCGATGTCGACGAATTCCAGATCGGAGAGCGGATCAGCGTGGAGATCCACGCCGGCTGCGGCCAGTGCAAGCGCTGCCGCCAGGGCATGTACACGTCATGCCTGAATTACGGGAAACCAGAAAAGGGCCATCGCGCGAACGGTTTCACGACGGACGGCGGTTTTGCCGAATATGCCGTCAATCACATCAACACGCTGGCGCGAGTGCCCGACACCATGAGCGACGCCGAGGCAACGCTCGTGGTTACCGCAGGCACCTCGATGTATGGGCTGACGGAATTGGGGGGATTGGTTGCCGGCGAGAGCGTCGTGGTGATCGGTCCGGGACCGATCGGACTACTCGCAGTAGCCGTCGCAAAGGCGCTGGGGGCCAGCCCGGTCATTCTGACCGGAACGCGCCATAAACGGCTAGCGATCGGCCGAGAACTCGGGGCCGACCGCGTTATCAATATCAACGACGAAGACGCGGTTGCGGTTGTAAAACAGCTCATCGGCGGCATCGGCGCAGACTATGTGGTCGAATGTGCCGGCAACGAGGCGACAATCAACCAGGCCATTCACATGACCAATCGCGGCGGGAAGATATGTCTCGCCGCATTTCCACACGATCCGGTCGTGATGGATCTCGCACATCTCGTGAAGAACAATATCTATGCCTATGGAATCCGTGGCGAAGGCCGCAGCGCCACCCGCCGCGCCATGGCGCTCATGGCGGCGAAGCGCTTCGACGCAACGAAGATCCACACTCACACGTTTCCGTTGGCCGACCTGCCGACCGCGCTGCGATATGCCCGCGAACGCATCGAAGACGCGATCAAGGTGGTTGTCACCAATCGGAAAGCGGACGCGGTCACGAGGACGGCAGCCGAATAGCGCGGGCGGCAGAACTCACCGCCCTTCGAACTTCGGTTCTCGCTTTTCCATGAACGTCTTGATGCCTTCCTGCATGTCCTGCGTCTTGAACAGCGGCAGGAGTTGCAGATAGGTCAGATCATTCAGCATGGGCCCCGAAATCGTATTCATGCGCTCTGGACCATCGAGCGTGACGTCTTATTATATTCGGCCCAAGGCAGTCAGGATAACTTGAGGCGTCAGCGGGATTTCCGTGATGATCGTTCCAAACGGCTGGAGCGCGTCGTTGACCGCATTGGTGACGGCGGCCGCTGCACCTGCCGTACCGGCCTCCCCTGCGCCCTTCGCACCCAGCTCCGATTCCAAGGTCGGCGAGACCACATGCCCAACATCGATATCCGGCATCTCACCGGACATTGGAACCAGATAGTCAGCCATGTTGGCGTTGGTGAGCTGGCCGCGTTCGTCATAGACGCATTTCTCGAACAGCGCCGCGCCAAGCCCCTGCACCACGCCGCCCCTGATCTGCTCATCGACCAGTTGTGGATTGATAATGGTGCCGCAATCCTCGACCACCCAGTGCTTCAGCAACTTCACAAAGCCGGTGTCGATATCAACCTCCAGCCACGAGGCCTGAACGCCGTTGGTGAAGGCGAAGGGATATTCGCGCGGGACAAAGTGCCTGGTAGCCATCAATTCGGGCTGAATGTCCGGTGGCAACGTGTCCGGACGGAAATAGACGATGCGGGCAAGCTCGCTCAGTTCGATCCGCGGCGCGCCATCGACCACCGTCACCACAGCGTTGTTGACGATGTCGAGTTCACTCGCCGTAGACTGGAGGATGGCGGCTGCGACGTCGAGTATGTTCCTGCGTAGCACTTTAGTGGCCTGCAGCGCGGCCTCGCCGCCGATGCCGGCACCACGCGAGGCCCAGGTGCCTCCACCATATGGCGTATTATCGGTGTCGCCCAGGATCACGCGAACGCGATCCATCGAGACGCCGAGTACGCTGCCGACGATCTGTGCCGTGAGTGATTCCGATCCTTGTCCCTGCTCGGTGATACTGGTCTGGCAAATTACCGAACCCTGAGCGTCGAGCCGCACCGCGACGCCATCCTGCGAGGATATTCTCGCGCCTCCGACACCATAGAACGCGGCGCTGGGGTTGGTGACCTCGATGAAGCTGGCGATGCCGATACCCCGATGGATGTTTCTTGCCCGCAGAGCCGACTGCTCGGCGCGTAACGCATCATAGTCCATCATCTGGACAAGTTTGGTTAGAGCCGCATGGTGCGACAATTGCTCGAAGCGCAGGCCTGAAGGCGATGCGCAGGGATATGCATCATCCGCAATCAGATTGCGGCGGCGGATCTCGACCGGGTCCATGCCGATCTTCATGGCCGCCAGATCGACCAATCCTTCCGTCACGGAACAAGCGATCGGATGACCAACCGCGCGGTACTGGCACATCACGTTCTTGTTCTGGAAAACGACGCGGGCACGGGCACGGTAGTTCCTGGTCACATAGGGCCCACCGACGAGATTGACGACCTGATTGGCTTCGATCGCGCTGGTGCGGGGATACATCGAATAGGGTCCGATGCCCGTAAGATCGTCGATCTCGAATGCCGTGACAGTGCCGTCGCGCTTGACGCCGATCTTTCCCTTGCAGCGATGATCGCGGGCATGAATATCGGTGTTAAAACTCTCGACCCGGTCGGCGACGAACTTGACCGGACGTCGCAACAACTTGGACAGCGCGTAGGTCGCCATCTCGTCAGCATAGATATGGACCTTGATGCCGAAGGAGCCGCCGACGTCCTTGCAGACGACGCGCACCTGCGATTCCTTCAGGCCGAGATGGAGCGCCGCGATATTTTGCACCATATGGGGCGCCTGGGTGCCCTGATAGATCGTCAGCCTGGCTTCCGCGGCATTCCAATCTGCTACCACCGCACGCGGTTCCAGCGTCACGCCGGTGTGCCGCCCGAAAATGAACTCTGCCTCGATCACCTCGTCGGATTCGGCAAAGGCCTGATCGACAGAGCCCGCATCGTGATTGCGCTCGAAAGCCAGATTGTCACCGAGC contains these protein-coding regions:
- a CDS encoding zinc-binding dehydrogenase; translation: MYQPPSVKTSPDLLIPDRMRAWVLGDPDQLELREKPVPVPSRAEVLIRIDAVAICATDLEIIHSGSPASIEGGLPFNKNFTPGHEYMGTVAALGPDVDEFQIGERISVEIHAGCGQCKRCRQGMYTSCLNYGKPEKGHRANGFTTDGGFAEYAVNHINTLARVPDTMSDAEATLVVTAGTSMYGLTELGGLVAGESVVVIGPGPIGLLAVAVAKALGASPVILTGTRHKRLAIGRELGADRVININDEDAVAVVKQLIGGIGADYVVECAGNEATINQAIHMTNRGGKICLAAFPHDPVVMDLAHLVKNNIYAYGIRGEGRSATRRAMALMAAKRFDATKIHTHTFPLADLPTALRYARERIEDAIKVVVTNRKADAVTRTAAE
- a CDS encoding xanthine dehydrogenase family protein molybdopterin-binding subunit; translated protein: MTSAQSNPETLSALDRPNSYIGKTVPRPNLDRLMQGRGVYVSDIELPRMAHVAFVRSPHAHAIINGIDVSAARQMPGVIAVVSGRELSTVITPWVGVLSHLKGLKSAPQSAIAIDRACWQGEAVAAVVANSRAQAEDAAELVSVQYQELDAVTDMRTALHPATAVIHASLGDNLAFERNHDAGSVDQAFAESDEVIEAEFIFGRHTGVTLEPRAVVADWNAAEARLTIYQGTQAPHMVQNIAALHLGLKESQVRVVCKDVGGSFGIKVHIYADEMATYALSKLLRRPVKFVADRVESFNTDIHARDHRCKGKIGVKRDGTVTAFEIDDLTGIGPYSMYPRTSAIEANQVVNLVGGPYVTRNYRARARVVFQNKNVMCQYRAVGHPIACSVTEGLVDLAAMKIGMDPVEIRRRNLIADDAYPCASPSGLRFEQLSHHAALTKLVQMMDYDALRAEQSALRARNIHRGIGIASFIEVTNPSAAFYGVGGARISSQDGVAVRLDAQGSVICQTSITEQGQGSESLTAQIVGSVLGVSMDRVRVILGDTDNTPYGGGTWASRGAGIGGEAALQATKVLRRNILDVAAAILQSTASELDIVNNAVVTVVDGAPRIELSELARIVYFRPDTLPPDIQPELMATRHFVPREYPFAFTNGVQASWLEVDIDTGFVKLLKHWVVEDCGTIINPQLVDEQIRGGVVQGLGAALFEKCVYDERGQLTNANMADYLVPMSGEMPDIDVGHVVSPTLESELGAKGAGEAGTAGAAAAVTNAVNDALQPFGTIITEIPLTPQVILTALGRI